tgaaagaaaaatctaaacGACAAATTTCTCTTGATATTGAACACTAGAAAGTCAgcacattatgtaaaaaaaaaaaataccttaTTTGAGGTTGCAATCAACTTCTGCTCTTCCttagatgatgtcatcagaggCACTTTACAAAGGGGTTCATAACTTTCTTTGTTCTACAGGAAaaaattaatagttttttccattaaaaaagtTCCCCTGCAAAACAGCAACATACAGTCTATAATAAGAGAAAGGATGCCACCTAGTGGAACAGAGTAGCAAAGATGATGAAAGATATACAACCACAACCCAAATAATTACTAAGGCTCTTTGCTTTAGTTACTAGCTGTCACCAGAAATGCTGAAACTTTTTAAGCAGATAggtttaaaattattttcacacAGATTTTATGTCCCTCATAGTAGttgaaaatgaacaataaaaagTATCAGATTTTCACctatatttttgtacatttgagTTGCTTATCCATAAATCAATTTGTAATATTCAAAatgaacagattaaaaaaaatctaaaaattcaatttaagaaaacaaatgaacaaaaaccaaaactaatGATACCTATCCATTATGAATAGTAGGGTGGGAGATACAGTATTTAAAGAAAAGATTAACTGGACAAAGTCGGTCAGATGTACAGTGCAGTCCGCTGAAATTAAAACTTAATCAAAAACTATAATTTTTAGGTGGAATGCTAAAGTATTTTAGAAATGATTCAAAAGAAATAGTAATAGTTATGTGGTGCTCATTTAACAAAGATTCTGATGATAGATGAAGTATTAATATATTGCCCTGCCTAATTGACAACCCTCTGTAGTAATGGTACCTGCAAGGCAGCTGTACATTCATCAGCTAGGCCTTGGACAAGATAATACTTGGCCTCAGCCAGCAGTTCTTCGGTTTCCCGTCGGCTGTCTGGGAGCGGCACTGCCCCGTCTCTAAGGTAGTTAAGGATTGTTCCAAAATGTTTCCCACAGCGATCAATCAAGATCCAACCTATGTATATGAAATGGTGAAACATTAGTTAGTAATAGATCACGGCCAGTGCATGACATAACGCCTGGTTATTATTTAAACACTTTCACCAACAGCTCACCTTCACTGTCTGTGAGGACCTCCATCCTGCCACTGAACATGGCTTTGAGCATTGTGTCCTGTTTGGTTAGTGTCTGCATTGTAGTGTAGTACAGTGCCCCACCCACATTTAACTTCACATATTTAGAGCTGGGGCTGGAACCCTTGAAGGATGTAGTCCGGGTTGTAGCTGCCGGCACTGCCGAGCTCACCACACTCTCTCCTGACATCTCTTCCTGGGACAGaacaagataaaacacaaagtgaCACCTGGATCAGGACTGGATTAGCTTGGTTTAGGGCGTTGAGTGGAAAAAGTTAGATTATTAACACACAGGTCAATGTTAATGTAGATAGCTCATTTttaaggataaggctggtgttagtCTATATTTTTCGACCAAATCCAACAATGTGTGTTCCCTAACCCATCTGtagcactcagccccaagcccatttgttgTTACTAAAGTTGCAATTCTTTTAAATCAGGCCACAGATATAGAATTTGATTTTTAGTGTCCATGTTCATTGTGGTAAAGGAACATGCTTTGCAGTGCAAGGGTGTGTCTCATTTATAAGTTTTTGATAGTtgttggacaacaatggaggtctatggctcAGATGAAGAAGCTATAGCAGGCTTTTGCTATGCAGTTAGTGATAAATCATCAATTCATTATTGGCATTGTTATGCGATTTGTTGCCAATAAGAAAAAAGTATAGAATATCACCATTCTAATCATTTTATCTGCAAAATGAAATACATGTTGTGagtcttctgttttatttatgacAGTGGACTCTGATACTTGAGAGGTTTATAAGTCATAAAAGTTGAGGCAATtgtcttattattataataGGTTACCTGGCAAAATGTTTACATAATTACACATGTATAAAACAGCtattataaaatgtatgaaGACGAATATACGAATTGTATTCGCAATAACGTTATGTCAAtaggaaacaaaaaaagctgtCTATGTCCTGGGGTCTTTCATACTATTAGAACAATTTAAGGAGAAAATCCTCCTTTTATTAGTATTTGTGTTCAGGTTGCCATAATAAAGCAATGTAAAAGCTGGAACAGGGCAGAGGCAATTCACACACAGTACGTTACTACAGACTTTTGGTTTGCGGCTGCTCTCCTTTTCAAAGCGCTAATAATAAGCGTTATTACGTTTGTACGACTGTTCACGGCTTTCCCCCCGCTCTGGACCGTATGCCTCAATCCAGCAGCGTTAAGTAGCAAGTAATTTGATTTTAGCCAGCACGGCTagtgagctagctagctagttagcattaACTAAAGTTACCTATATTATTACAATTCTGGCAAAAGATACACATATTATGACACTGACTATTAAAATAACTTACTACACATAACGTTAGCCGCGTGTTTATAATTGGCTTTTGATAAAACATAAGTGTATTTACCATAGAACCCGCAGCAGACTAAGTAATTGTAGCTTGCTAACGTCAGTCAGCTAACACCCACTTCCTTCCGGTCCAACGCTGCGCAGTTATAAAAATGACGTCAACGTTCCCTTGCtctgtttaaagggacagttaacattattttgttaaacGTTACAGTGTTACAGAGTGTTCAAGATGAGGTCAAATGAGACATAAGTAACAATGCAGAACCTCACTTCAGCCCACTTTCTGTCCTACAACTTTTAATTCACGTATTGAAGAAAATAGCTTTAATTACATGAACCTTAGCCTCCACATTTCCGCTGTTGACGGAGTAACAGAGATAACAGTCCCCCCACCACCCACCCAACCATAGACTCTATGCACCAAACACACTGGACGAAAGCTTTATCCACCACCAAAAATAAAGTTGCTGTTGTTACAATACGAAAAAAGATAGTCTGGCATATATCAGACCTTCTATCAATAAATGCTCTCATATAACGATTCAACATGTAGACAATCACTACCCGGAATAATTTAATGCGACACAGGGAT
This sequence is a window from Siniperca chuatsi isolate FFG_IHB_CAS linkage group LG5, ASM2008510v1, whole genome shotgun sequence. Protein-coding genes within it:
- the kctd10 gene encoding BTB/POZ domain-containing adapter for CUL3-mediated RhoA degradation protein 3 — translated: MEEMSGESVVSSAVPAATTRTTSFKGSSPSSKYVKLNVGGALYYTTMQTLTKQDTMLKAMFSGRMEVLTDSEGWILIDRCGKHFGTILNYLRDGAVPLPDSRRETEELLAEAKYYLVQGLADECTAALQNKESYEPLCKVPLMTSSKEEQKLIATSNKPTVKLLYNRSNNKYSYTSNSDDNMLKNIELFDKLSLRFNGRVLFIKDVIGDEICCWSFYGQGRKIAEVCCTSIVYATEKKQTKVEFPEARIYEETLNILLYESHDGRGPDNALLEATGGAAGRSHHLDEDEERERIERVRRIHIKRPDDRTHHHQ